A segment of the Streptomyces sp. NBC_00376 genome:
TCACCGCCACCGCCGAACTCGCCGGAAGCGCCTGGTCGGGACGGGCCATGGGCGTCCAGAACACCGGCCAGAACCTCGCCGCGTCGCTCACACCGCCGCTGCTGGGCGGGCTCATCGCCTCGGCCGGGTACGCGCGTGGCTTCATGCTGGCCGGAGTGCTGGCCGTCGCGGCCTGCTTCGTGATCCCCGCACTCAACGAACCGAAGACTCACTCCTGACCATCGACGCCACCATTGGTGTAAGGGGAGACCGGCCGCTCGAAGAGGGTCTCCAGGACCACCGTGGCCCGCGTCCCGTTGACTCCTTCGATCGCGTGTATCCGGCGCAGCACGTCCTGCAACTGCTCGGTGGTCGCGGTCCTGACCTTCACCAGCACCGATGCGCTGCCGGCGATGACATGGGCCTCGACGATCTCGGGGAGCGCGGCGAAGTGCTCCGCCGAATCGCCCATCCAGGACGTGGAGTCGACCGTCACGTACGCGAGTACGCCGTGCCCCACCGCCGCCGGATCGACCTCGACCGCGGTGCGCCGGATC
Coding sequences within it:
- a CDS encoding Lrp/AsnC family transcriptional regulator translates to MDHIDRVLLAQLQQDATRSYAALSKSVGLSAGATHERVRKLRERGVIRRTAVEVDPAAVGHGVLAYVTVDSTSWMGDSAEHFAALPEIVEAHVIAGSASVLVKVRTATTEQLQDVLRRIHAIEGVNGTRATVVLETLFERPVSPYTNGGVDGQE